The following are encoded together in the Streptomyces sp. NBC_01465 genome:
- a CDS encoding DUF3592 domain-containing protein: MLIVLAGFTAFGGLVALLAGAYGLRETRRIREAGLRAWALVKPAPPGADRRLLQFETADGRVLEIPSPARLEPGTRVELSYAPDDPRDVVLLGRERAGADRWFVAAGAAVLTLGLALIVAGL; encoded by the coding sequence GTGCTGATCGTCCTCGCGGGGTTCACCGCCTTCGGCGGTCTGGTCGCGCTGCTCGCCGGTGCGTACGGGCTGCGAGAGACCCGCCGCATCCGCGAGGCGGGCCTCCGCGCCTGGGCGCTGGTGAAACCGGCGCCACCGGGCGCCGACCGCCGGCTCCTGCAGTTCGAGACCGCCGACGGCCGCGTCCTGGAGATCCCCTCGCCCGCACGGCTGGAGCCCGGGACGCGCGTCGAGCTCTCGTACGCCCCGGACGACCCGAGGGACGTGGTCCTGCTCGGCCGCGAACGGGCGGGCGCGGACCGGTGGTTCGTGGCGGCGGGGGCGGCGGTGCTGACCCTGGGCCTGGCACTGATCGTGGCGGGCCTCTGA
- a CDS encoding PAC2 family protein, whose amino-acid sequence MALAQESAGLVMLYHFDGYIDAGETGEQIVDNLLESLPHQVVARFDHDRLVDYRARRPLLTFRRDHWSAYEAPTLDVRLVQDATGAPFLLLSGPEPDVEWERFALAVQQIVERLGVRLSVNFHGIPMGVPHTRPVGITPHGNRTDLMPGHRSPFDEAQVPGSAESLVEYRLAESGHDVLGVAAHVPHYVARSSYPDAALTALEAVTAATGLVLPGVAHSLRTEAQRTQDEIERQIGEGDEELVTLVQGLEHQYDAMAGAETRGNLVAEPVDLPSADEIGLEFERFLAEREGDV is encoded by the coding sequence ATGGCGCTGGCGCAGGAGTCGGCGGGCCTTGTCATGCTCTATCACTTCGACGGATACATCGACGCGGGCGAGACCGGCGAGCAGATCGTCGACAACCTGCTGGAGAGCCTCCCGCACCAGGTGGTGGCCCGCTTCGACCACGACCGGCTCGTGGACTACCGCGCACGCCGTCCGCTGCTGACCTTCCGGCGCGACCACTGGTCGGCGTACGAGGCGCCGACGCTCGACGTCCGCCTGGTGCAGGACGCCACGGGCGCGCCCTTCCTGCTGCTGTCGGGCCCCGAGCCGGACGTGGAGTGGGAGCGCTTCGCCCTCGCCGTACAGCAGATCGTCGAGCGCCTCGGCGTACGCCTCTCCGTGAACTTCCACGGCATCCCGATGGGCGTCCCGCACACCCGCCCGGTCGGCATCACCCCGCACGGCAACCGCACGGACCTGATGCCTGGCCACCGCTCCCCGTTCGACGAGGCGCAGGTCCCGGGCAGCGCGGAGTCGCTGGTCGAGTACCGGCTGGCGGAGAGCGGCCACGACGTCCTGGGCGTCGCCGCCCACGTACCGCACTATGTGGCGCGCTCGTCCTACCCGGACGCGGCGCTGACCGCGCTGGAGGCGGTCACGGCGGCCACGGGCCTGGTGCTGCCGGGCGTCGCGCACTCCCTTCGTACGGAGGCGCAGCGCACCCAGGACGAGATCGAGCGCCAGATCGGCGAGGGCGACGAGGAGCTCGTCACCCTGGTCCAGGGCCTTGAGCACCAGTACGACGCGATGGCCGGAGCGGAGACCCGCGGCAATCTCGTCGCCGAGCCGGTGGATCTGCCGTCGGCGGACGAGATCGGCCTCGAATTCGAACGCTTCCTCGCGGAGCGGGAGGGCGACGTCTAG
- a CDS encoding acyltransferase domain-containing protein: MLPMEDLPAVLLDLAVPHEDINELVALGRRFAGAPALTELLERSVEALVRDMGTVEVYSELPPLPDGLGEELRRWFPVFVCVAALPYVRAYHRERGIPERVARHTLADLGRHIAVHRRRYGVGGLSVPGWLRLHFRGEIYQLGRLHFQRALLGGRTGQAIRAAGLPFAPGDPCLSIHIPDFLGPLTPRACADSIAQAREFFARHFPDEPSRVAVCHSWLLDPQLRSHLPAGSNILRFQELFRTAYAAEEPSDREPVSFVYGNPDLDPATLPQRTSVERAVAGHLLAGGHWYIGHGWFAM, encoded by the coding sequence ATGCTGCCCATGGAAGATCTCCCCGCGGTGCTGCTGGATCTGGCCGTACCGCACGAGGACATCAATGAACTCGTCGCCCTCGGCCGCAGATTCGCGGGCGCGCCCGCGCTGACGGAGCTGTTGGAGCGGTCCGTCGAGGCGCTCGTGCGGGACATGGGGACGGTGGAGGTCTACTCCGAACTGCCGCCCCTGCCCGATGGGTTGGGAGAGGAATTGCGGCGCTGGTTTCCGGTCTTCGTGTGCGTCGCGGCGCTGCCGTACGTCCGGGCCTATCACCGGGAGCGCGGGATACCCGAGCGCGTCGCCCGGCACACCCTCGCCGACCTGGGGCGGCACATCGCCGTCCACCGCAGGCGGTACGGGGTCGGTGGTCTGAGCGTGCCGGGGTGGCTGCGGCTGCACTTCCGGGGGGAGATCTATCAGCTCGGGCGGCTGCACTTCCAGCGCGCCCTGCTCGGTGGGCGTACGGGGCAGGCGATCCGCGCGGCCGGGCTGCCGTTCGCACCCGGGGATCCCTGTCTGAGCATCCACATCCCGGACTTCCTGGGGCCGTTGACGCCCCGCGCCTGCGCCGACTCCATCGCTCAGGCCAGGGAATTCTTCGCACGCCACTTTCCCGACGAGCCCAGCCGGGTGGCCGTCTGCCACTCCTGGCTGCTCGATCCGCAGCTGCGGTCCCACCTGCCCGCCGGCTCCAACATCCTGCGCTTCCAGGAGCTGTTCCGCACCGCCTACGCGGCGGAGGAGCCCAGCGACCGCGAACCCGTCTCCTTCGTCTACGGCAACCCGGACCTCGACCCCGCGACGCTCCCGCAGCGGACCTCCGTGGAGCGGGCCGTCGCAGGTCACCTCCTGGCCGGCGGGCACTGGTACATCGGACACGGCTGGTTCGCGATGTGA
- a CDS encoding class I SAM-dependent methyltransferase, giving the protein MSDEYESEATRRDAGYTESTGASRGWWDRNADEYQIDHGSFLGDDRFVWGPEGLDEVEAELLGPAESLKGLDVLEIGAGAAQCSRWLAGQGARPVALDLSHRQLQHGLRIGGGIPLVQADAGVLPFQDGSFDLACSAYGAIPFVADPVKVFKEVRRVLRPGGRWIFSVTHPVRWAFPDEPGPEGLTVSSSYFDRTPYVEQDEQGRATYVEHHRTLGDRVRDVVAGGFRLVDIVEPEWPAWNTSEWGGWSPLRGKLIPGSAIFVCVRD; this is encoded by the coding sequence ATGAGCGACGAATACGAGTCGGAAGCGACACGGCGTGACGCCGGATACACGGAGAGCACCGGAGCCAGCCGGGGCTGGTGGGACCGCAATGCCGACGAGTACCAGATCGATCATGGCTCCTTCCTGGGCGACGACCGGTTTGTCTGGGGTCCCGAGGGGCTCGACGAGGTGGAGGCCGAGCTGCTCGGCCCGGCGGAGTCCCTGAAGGGGCTCGACGTCCTGGAGATCGGCGCCGGAGCGGCCCAGTGCTCGCGCTGGCTGGCCGGCCAGGGGGCCCGCCCGGTCGCCCTCGACCTCTCCCACCGCCAGCTCCAGCACGGGCTGCGGATCGGCGGGGGCATCCCGCTGGTGCAGGCCGACGCGGGGGTGCTGCCCTTCCAGGACGGCTCCTTCGACCTCGCCTGCTCCGCGTACGGCGCGATCCCCTTCGTCGCCGACCCGGTGAAGGTGTTCAAGGAGGTCAGGCGGGTGCTGCGGCCCGGGGGGCGGTGGATCTTCTCCGTCACGCATCCCGTGCGCTGGGCGTTCCCGGACGAGCCCGGGCCCGAGGGGCTCACCGTCTCCTCCTCGTACTTCGACCGCACCCCCTATGTGGAGCAGGACGAGCAGGGGCGCGCCACGTACGTGGAGCACCACCGGACGCTCGGCGACCGGGTGCGCGACGTGGTCGCCGGGGGTTTCCGGCTGGTCGACATCGTCGAGCCCGAGTGGCCCGCCTGGAACACCTCGGAGTGGGGCGGCTGGTCCCCGCTGCGCGGAAAGCTGATCCCGGGGTCGGCGATCTTCGTCTGCGTACGCGACTAG
- a CDS encoding flavin monoamine oxidase family protein, with protein MFATMGALGLAPTAQAATREPAFHAPRASDFHLSGGKGAAKVVIVGGGIAGLAAAYELGKAGYDCTVLEARDRTGGRNFTVRGGDSTTDLYGNHQTARFSQGQYMNAGPARLPQWMVTLDYCRELGVPLEVFTNTNADAYLYNESAGMTAPMRYRTAKADMYGYVSELLAKATNKGALDRELNAADQERLVEFLKDFGALGDKLDYTGSERRGFTTVPAAAGTPGVELGNVPTASEIFSTGVGRYFSFEFGYDQAMLMFQPVGGMDQIPKALTRAIGAHKIRTGAAVTRITDKAHGVSVTYTQGGRTRQIDADYCIGALPPNILAKIPHNLGAGVQGALEAIKPQSAGKIGLEYKSRWWELDHRIYGGITETDLDVTHIWHPSYGFHGERGVMIGYYNYDTDADSYAKLSPADREKRAVAAGAKIFGPKYRTELASSFSHHWRQTPHLEAAWHDTVGGPDDPRYKPLNEGTGRVYFAGDWLSYTDAWQHGAFTSARKAVTALHTRVLA; from the coding sequence ATGTTCGCCACCATGGGCGCCCTCGGTCTCGCCCCGACCGCGCAGGCCGCGACCCGCGAACCCGCCTTCCACGCGCCCAGGGCGAGCGACTTCCATCTGAGCGGCGGGAAGGGCGCGGCGAAGGTCGTCATCGTCGGCGGCGGCATCGCCGGGCTCGCGGCGGCGTACGAACTGGGCAAGGCGGGCTACGACTGTACGGTTCTGGAGGCCAGGGACCGCACCGGCGGCCGCAACTTCACGGTGCGCGGCGGAGACTCCACCACCGACCTCTACGGCAACCACCAGACGGCCCGCTTCAGCCAGGGCCAGTACATGAACGCGGGCCCGGCCCGCCTCCCGCAGTGGATGGTCACCCTCGACTACTGCCGTGAACTCGGCGTCCCGCTCGAGGTGTTCACCAACACCAACGCGGACGCCTACCTCTACAACGAGTCGGCCGGCATGACGGCGCCGATGCGCTACCGCACCGCCAAGGCCGACATGTACGGCTACGTGTCCGAGCTCCTCGCCAAGGCCACGAACAAGGGCGCCCTGGACCGGGAACTCAACGCCGCCGACCAGGAGCGCCTCGTCGAGTTCCTGAAGGACTTCGGTGCACTCGGCGACAAGCTCGACTACACGGGCAGCGAGCGCCGCGGCTTCACCACCGTGCCGGCGGCCGCGGGCACGCCGGGCGTCGAGCTCGGGAACGTACCGACCGCGTCGGAGATCTTCTCGACCGGTGTCGGCCGCTACTTCTCGTTCGAGTTCGGCTACGACCAGGCGATGCTGATGTTCCAGCCGGTGGGCGGCATGGACCAGATACCCAAGGCCCTGACCAGGGCTATCGGCGCCCACAAGATCCGCACCGGGGCGGCCGTCACCCGGATCACCGACAAGGCGCACGGTGTCTCGGTGACGTACACGCAGGGCGGCCGGACCCGGCAGATCGACGCCGACTACTGCATCGGCGCGCTCCCGCCGAACATCCTCGCCAAGATCCCGCACAACCTGGGCGCGGGCGTGCAGGGCGCCCTGGAGGCGATCAAGCCGCAGTCCGCGGGCAAGATCGGCCTCGAGTACAAGTCGCGCTGGTGGGAGCTGGACCACCGGATCTACGGCGGCATCACCGAGACCGATCTGGACGTCACCCACATCTGGCACCCGTCGTACGGCTTCCACGGCGAGCGCGGCGTCATGATCGGCTACTACAACTACGACACCGACGCGGACTCCTATGCGAAGCTCTCCCCGGCCGACCGCGAGAAGCGCGCGGTGGCCGCGGGCGCCAAGATCTTCGGCCCCAAGTACCGCACCGAACTCGCCTCCTCCTTCTCCCACCACTGGCGCCAGACCCCGCACCTCGAAGCCGCCTGGCACGACACCGTCGGCGGCCCCGACGACCCGCGCTACAAGCCGCTCAACGAGGGCACGGGGCGGGTCTACTTCGCGGGCGACTGGCTCAGCTACACCGACGCCTGGCAGCACGGAGCGTTCACCTCCGCACGCAAGGCGGTGACCGCGCTGCACACCAGGGTTCTCGCCTGA
- a CDS encoding tetratricopeptide repeat protein — protein MSHSTPETHVIDYRAAEQLLAARDPRGAVKLLDEVIAAHPENTAARLLRARAFFAAAQLRPAELEFQLVLEREPDNAFVHFALARTFERAGRPEQARRHFRLAAALDPKPEYLQAARFEGPDGPDGLDGESR, from the coding sequence GTGTCCCACAGCACCCCAGAGACCCATGTCATCGACTACCGCGCCGCCGAGCAACTGCTCGCCGCACGGGACCCGCGCGGTGCCGTGAAGCTGCTGGACGAGGTCATCGCGGCCCACCCGGAGAACACGGCGGCCCGCCTGCTGCGCGCCCGCGCCTTCTTCGCGGCGGCCCAACTGCGCCCGGCGGAGCTGGAGTTCCAGCTGGTCCTGGAGCGCGAACCGGACAACGCGTTCGTCCACTTCGCCCTGGCCCGCACCTTCGAACGAGCCGGCCGCCCGGAACAGGCCCGCCGCCACTTCCGCCTCGCGGCAGCCCTGGACCCGAAGCCGGAGTATCTGCAGGCCGCCCGCTTCGAGGGACCGGACGGCCCCGACGGTCTCGACGGCGAGAGCCGCTAG
- the rpsA gene encoding 30S ribosomal protein S1, with protein sequence MTSSTETTATTPQVAVNDIGDAEAFLAAIDETIKYFNDGDIVDGVIVKVDRDEVLLDIGYKTEGVIPSRELSIKHDVDPNEVVKVGDEIEALVLQKEDKEGRLILSKKRAQYERAWGTIEKIKEEDGIVTGTVIEVVKGGLILDIGLRGFLPASLVEMRRVRDLQPYVGKELEAKIIELDKNRNNVVLSRRAWLEQTQSEVRQTFLTTLQKGQVRSGVVSSIVNFGAFVDLGGVDGLVHVSELSWKHIDHPSEVVEVGQEVTVEVLDVDMDRERVSLSLKATQEDPWQQFARTHQIGQVVPGKVTKLVPFGAFVRVDEGIEGLVHISELAERHVEIPEQVVQVNDEIFVKVIDIDLERRRISLSLKQANEAFGADPATVEFDPTLYGMAASYDDQGNYIYPEGFDPETNDWLEGFESQREVWETQYAEAQTRFEQHQAQVIKSREADAAAEAEGAAAPAAGAGAGAGAAISGGSYSSESDDNSGALASDEALAALREKLAGGQS encoded by the coding sequence ATGACGAGCAGCACCGAGACCACCGCCACCACTCCGCAGGTTGCGGTCAACGACATCGGCGACGCGGAAGCCTTCCTCGCGGCGATCGACGAGACGATCAAGTACTTCAACGACGGCGACATCGTTGACGGTGTGATCGTCAAGGTCGACCGCGACGAGGTCCTCCTCGACATCGGTTACAAGACCGAAGGCGTGATCCCGAGCCGCGAGCTCTCGATCAAGCACGACGTCGACCCGAACGAGGTCGTCAAGGTCGGCGACGAGATCGAGGCCCTGGTTCTCCAGAAGGAGGACAAGGAAGGCCGCCTGATCCTCTCGAAGAAGCGCGCTCAGTACGAGCGCGCCTGGGGCACCATCGAGAAGATCAAGGAAGAAGACGGCATCGTCACCGGTACCGTCATCGAGGTCGTCAAGGGTGGTCTCATCCTCGACATCGGCCTCCGTGGCTTCCTGCCGGCGTCCCTCGTCGAGATGCGCCGCGTCCGCGACCTCCAGCCCTACGTGGGCAAGGAGCTCGAGGCCAAGATCATCGAGCTGGACAAGAACCGCAACAACGTGGTCCTGTCCCGCCGTGCCTGGCTCGAGCAGACCCAGTCCGAGGTTCGCCAGACGTTCCTCACGACCCTGCAGAAGGGTCAGGTCCGCTCCGGCGTCGTCTCCTCGATCGTCAACTTCGGTGCCTTCGTGGACCTGGGTGGCGTCGACGGTCTCGTGCACGTCTCCGAGCTGTCCTGGAAGCACATCGACCACCCCTCCGAGGTTGTCGAGGTCGGCCAGGAAGTCACCGTCGAGGTTCTCGACGTGGACATGGACCGCGAGCGCGTCTCCCTGTCGCTCAAGGCGACGCAGGAAGACCCGTGGCAGCAGTTCGCCCGCACGCACCAGATCGGGCAGGTTGTTCCCGGTAAGGTCACCAAGCTCGTTCCCTTCGGTGCGTTCGTGCGCGTCGACGAGGGCATCGAGGGTCTGGTCCACATCTCCGAGCTGGCCGAGCGCCACGTGGAGATCCCGGAGCAGGTCGTCCAGGTCAACGACGAGATCTTCGTCAAGGTCATCGACATCGACCTCGAGCGCCGCCGCATCAGCCTCTCGCTGAAGCAGGCCAACGAGGCCTTCGGTGCCGACCCGGCGACGGTCGAGTTCGACCCGACGCTGTACGGCATGGCCGCGTCGTACGACGACCAGGGCAACTACATCTACCCCGAGGGCTTCGACCCCGAGACCAACGACTGGCTCGAGGGCTTCGAGTCGCAGCGTGAGGTCTGGGAGACCCAGTACGCCGAGGCGCAGACGCGCTTCGAGCAGCACCAGGCCCAGGTCATCAAGTCCCGCGAGGCCGACGCCGCCGCCGAGGCCGAGGGTGCTGCCGCCCCCGCCGCCGGTGCTGGTGCCGGTGCGGGTGCCGCGATCTCGGGTGGTTCGTACTCCTCGGAGTCGGACGACAACTCCGGCGCCCTGGCGTCGGACGAGGCCCTGGCTGCCCTGCGCGAGAAGCTGGCGGGCGGCCAGAGCTGA
- a CDS encoding class I SAM-dependent methyltransferase, with amino-acid sequence MSATTREGYGGTGPGVRTPDGCSVDLYRRLPVGDEPDIIAGAVPAGARLLELGCGAGRVTRPLVANGFAVTAVDESPEMLEAVGQIPGVRTVRSSIETLDLGETFDVVMLASFLVHFADPKVSAEMLRVCRRHVTDDGCVLIQREGLDWHTDLPRERDNGAGGIVRIKSAAPAADGFDTLFCEYVYPDATWTQTFRSRPLAKEEFEHELAEAGLKVDKYLTDDGIWVRALPQR; translated from the coding sequence ATGAGCGCTACGACACGTGAGGGATATGGAGGGACCGGCCCCGGGGTGCGCACGCCCGACGGCTGCTCGGTCGACCTCTACCGCCGGCTGCCCGTCGGCGACGAACCGGACATCATCGCGGGCGCCGTCCCCGCCGGGGCGCGCCTCCTGGAACTGGGCTGCGGCGCGGGCCGGGTGACACGCCCCCTGGTCGCGAACGGCTTCGCGGTCACCGCGGTCGACGAGTCACCGGAGATGCTGGAGGCGGTCGGGCAGATACCCGGCGTGCGTACGGTCCGCAGCTCCATAGAGACGCTCGACCTCGGCGAGACCTTCGACGTGGTCATGCTCGCGTCGTTCCTGGTGCACTTCGCGGACCCGAAGGTCAGCGCGGAGATGCTGCGTGTCTGCCGCCGCCATGTCACGGACGACGGCTGCGTCCTGATCCAGCGCGAGGGCCTCGACTGGCACACCGATCTGCCGCGCGAACGCGACAACGGCGCGGGCGGGATCGTACGGATCAAGTCCGCGGCACCGGCCGCCGACGGCTTCGACACCCTGTTCTGCGAGTACGTCTACCCCGACGCGACCTGGACCCAGACGTTCCGGTCGCGCCCGCTCGCCAAGGAGGAGTTCGAGCACGAGCTGGCCGAGGCGGGCCTGAAGGTCGACAAGTACCTGACGGACGACGGAATTTGGGTGCGCGCGCTGCCGCAGCGATGA
- a CDS encoding DUF6343 family protein — protein sequence MRTGSEPTTARSPLRMRFWLSIWGLIWAIGGTVAFTAAGRPGWAAACGALTAVIAVDLTMIVHHIHQGPHYQPGRDIPPYEPDRGDNRRR from the coding sequence ATGCGCACAGGGAGTGAACCGACCACTGCACGCAGTCCCCTGCGGATGCGGTTCTGGCTGAGCATCTGGGGCCTGATCTGGGCGATCGGCGGCACGGTGGCCTTCACAGCGGCGGGCCGCCCCGGCTGGGCGGCGGCGTGCGGCGCACTGACGGCGGTCATAGCGGTGGACCTGACGATGATCGTCCACCACATCCACCAGGGCCCCCACTACCAGCCGGGCCGCGACATCCCCCCGTACGAACCGGACCGGGGCGACAACCGTCGTCGCTAG
- the hrpB gene encoding ATP-dependent helicase HrpB codes for MIRSDALASLPVRTALPALQRALDERGVAVLCAPPGTGKTTLVPLVLAERGARVIVAEPRRIAARAAARRMAWLLGEKVGESVGFTVRGERVVGPGTVVEVVTTGVLLQRLQRDPELAGVDVVMLDECHERHLDADTVAAFLLDVRGALRPELQLIAASATTDAEGWARLLGDAPVVEAQGVAHPVEVVWAPPARPVRPPHGMRVDPALLTHVASVVRRALAEREGDVLCFLPGVGEIARVAGQLSGVDAEVLQVHGRAPAAVQDAVLAGGSSRRVVLATSVAESSLTVPGVRVVVDSGLAREPRTDHARGLSALTTIRASQAAGRQRAGRAGREAPGAVYRCWTEAEDGRLARFPSPEIKVADLAAFALQAACWGDPSAEGLALLDAPPAGAMGAAREVLAAIGAVDAAGRAGERGLRMARLGVHPRLARALLDGAREVGARRAAEVVAMLSEEPPREYGDDLAAAWRRARAGGDPYAARWRQEARRLASGVSGEGSGRGSSGDDAAAGLVAALAFPERVARARGDGAFLMVSGTGAELGDGSGLRSAGWLAVAVADRGVLAASARVRLAAVVDEDTARLAAGHLHSSGEEVHWDGGDVVARRVERLGAVELAVRNLKEPAPVLVREALLEGLRTEGLGLLRWSRDAQGLRERLAFLHRVVGGGWPDVADGALLAAADGWLEPELSRARRRGDLGRIDAGQALNRLLPWATGEAARLDELAPERIEVPSGSRIRVEYGGEQPVLAVKLQEMFGLAQTPTVAGVPVLVHLLSPAGRPAAVTADLASFWKDGYRAVRAELRGRYPKHPWPEDPSAAAPTRFTNARLKR; via the coding sequence GTGATCCGCAGCGACGCCCTGGCCTCCCTTCCCGTACGCACCGCACTGCCCGCCCTGCAGCGGGCGCTGGACGAGCGGGGCGTCGCCGTGCTCTGCGCGCCTCCCGGCACCGGCAAGACGACGCTCGTGCCGCTGGTGCTCGCCGAGCGCGGAGCCCGCGTGATCGTCGCCGAGCCCCGGCGGATCGCGGCGCGCGCCGCCGCCCGGCGCATGGCCTGGCTGCTCGGCGAGAAGGTCGGCGAGAGCGTCGGCTTCACCGTGCGCGGCGAGCGTGTGGTGGGGCCGGGGACCGTCGTGGAGGTCGTCACCACCGGGGTGCTGCTCCAACGGCTGCAGCGGGACCCGGAGTTGGCGGGCGTCGATGTGGTGATGCTCGACGAGTGCCATGAGCGGCATCTGGACGCGGACACCGTCGCCGCTTTTCTGCTGGACGTACGCGGGGCTCTGCGGCCCGAGTTGCAGCTGATCGCGGCGTCCGCGACGACGGACGCGGAGGGCTGGGCGCGGCTGCTCGGGGACGCGCCGGTCGTCGAGGCGCAGGGCGTCGCGCATCCGGTGGAGGTGGTGTGGGCGCCGCCCGCGCGGCCGGTGCGACCGCCGCACGGAATGCGCGTGGACCCCGCGCTGCTGACGCATGTGGCGTCGGTGGTGCGGCGGGCGCTGGCGGAACGGGAGGGCGACGTGCTCTGTTTCCTGCCGGGGGTCGGCGAAATCGCCCGTGTGGCAGGGCAGTTGTCCGGCGTGGACGCCGAGGTGCTGCAGGTGCACGGGCGGGCTCCGGCCGCCGTGCAGGACGCGGTACTGGCCGGGGGTTCGTCGCGGCGGGTCGTGCTGGCGACGTCGGTGGCGGAGTCCTCGCTGACGGTGCCCGGGGTGCGCGTTGTGGTGGATTCGGGGCTGGCGCGGGAGCCGCGTACGGACCATGCGCGGGGGCTGAGCGCGCTCACGACCATACGGGCCTCGCAGGCGGCGGGACGGCAGCGGGCGGGGCGGGCCGGGCGCGAGGCGCCCGGGGCGGTCTACCGCTGCTGGACGGAGGCGGAGGACGGGCGGCTCGCGCGCTTCCCCTCACCGGAGATCAAGGTCGCGGACCTGGCCGCCTTCGCGCTGCAGGCGGCGTGCTGGGGTGATCCCTCGGCGGAGGGGCTCGCGCTGCTGGACGCGCCGCCCGCGGGGGCCATGGGGGCGGCACGGGAGGTGCTGGCGGCGATCGGCGCGGTCGACGCCGCGGGCCGGGCGGGCGAACGGGGCCTGCGGATGGCCCGGTTGGGGGTGCATCCCCGGCTGGCGCGGGCGCTGCTCGACGGGGCGCGGGAGGTCGGGGCGCGGCGGGCCGCGGAGGTCGTGGCAATGCTGAGCGAGGAGCCTCCGCGGGAGTACGGGGACGATCTGGCGGCGGCTTGGCGCAGGGCGCGGGCCGGCGGGGATCCGTATGCGGCGCGGTGGCGGCAGGAGGCGCGGCGGCTGGCGTCGGGGGTGTCCGGCGAGGGTTCCGGGCGGGGCTCGTCGGGCGACGATGCCGCGGCCGGGCTGGTGGCCGCGCTGGCGTTTCCCGAGCGGGTAGCTCGGGCTCGGGGCGACGGGGCTTTTCTCATGGTGTCCGGGACCGGGGCCGAGCTGGGTGACGGGTCCGGGCTGCGCAGTGCGGGCTGGCTCGCCGTGGCCGTCGCCGACCGGGGTGTGCTGGCCGCTTCCGCGCGGGTACGGCTCGCGGCGGTCGTCGACGAGGACACCGCGCGACTCGCCGCCGGGCATCTGCACTCCTCGGGCGAGGAGGTGCACTGGGACGGCGGGGACGTCGTCGCCCGGCGGGTGGAGCGGCTGGGTGCGGTGGAACTGGCGGTACGGAACTTGAAGGAGCCCGCGCCCGTTCTCGTAAGAGAGGCGCTGCTGGAGGGGCTGCGTACAGAGGGACTTGGGCTGCTGCGGTGGTCGCGGGACGCCCAGGGGCTGCGGGAGCGCCTCGCGTTCCTGCACCGGGTCGTGGGCGGCGGCTGGCCCGACGTGGCCGACGGGGCGCTGCTGGCTGCGGCCGACGGCTGGCTGGAGCCCGAGCTGTCGCGGGCGCGGCGCCGCGGCGATCTGGGGCGGATCGACGCCGGTCAGGCGCTGAACCGGCTGCTCCCGTGGGCCACCGGCGAGGCGGCCCGGCTCGACGAGCTCGCGCCCGAGCGCATCGAGGTGCCGAGCGGGTCGCGGATCCGTGTGGAGTACGGGGGTGAACAGCCGGTGCTCGCCGTGAAGTTGCAGGAGATGTTCGGGCTCGCGCAGACCCCGACGGTGGCCGGGGTGCCCGTCCTCGTCCACCTGCTGTCGCCCGCCGGGCGGCCGGCCGCGGTCACCGCCGATCTGGCGTCCTTCTGGAAGGACGGATACCGGGCGGTGCGGGCCGAGTTGAGAGGGCGTTACCCCAAGCACCCCTGGCCCGAGGACCCTTCGGCGGCCGCACCGACCCGGTTCACCAACGCCCGGCTCAAGCGGTGA
- the coaE gene encoding dephospho-CoA kinase, with product MLKVGLTGGIGAGKSEVSRLLASYGAVLIDADKIAREVVEPGTPGLAAVVEAFGEEVLAEDGSLDRPKLGSIVFADQTKLQTLNAIVHPLVGARSAELEGAATDGSVVVHDVPLLTENALAPLYDLVVVVDAAPETQLDRLVRLRGMAEGEARARMAAQATRDDRRAIADLLIDNDGPLSALEPQVRKVWAELTERAAR from the coding sequence ATGCTGAAAGTGGGTCTGACCGGCGGAATCGGTGCCGGCAAGAGTGAGGTGTCGCGGCTGCTCGCTTCGTACGGAGCGGTGCTGATCGACGCGGACAAGATCGCGCGCGAGGTCGTCGAGCCCGGAACTCCCGGGCTCGCGGCCGTTGTTGAAGCCTTCGGGGAGGAAGTCCTCGCGGAGGACGGGTCGCTGGACCGCCCGAAGCTGGGCTCGATCGTCTTCGCCGACCAGACGAAGCTGCAGACCCTGAACGCGATCGTGCACCCCCTGGTCGGCGCCCGCTCGGCGGAGCTGGAGGGGGCGGCGACGGACGGCTCCGTGGTCGTCCACGACGTACCGCTGCTGACGGAGAACGCGCTGGCCCCGCTGTACGACCTGGTGGTCGTGGTGGACGCGGCCCCCGAGACCCAGCTGGACCGTCTCGTACGGCTGCGGGGCATGGCGGAGGGCGAGGCGCGGGCCAGGATGGCGGCGCAGGCCACCCGCGACGACCGCCGGGCGATCGCGGACCTCCTCATCGACAACGACGGCCCGCTGTCCGCCCTGGAACCGCAGGTCCGCAAGGTCTGGGCGGAACTGACCGAGCGCGCGGCGCGTTAA